The DNA region TTTCCGCCTTTTTGTTAACTTCTTAACAAAAAGGCGAAGTGGATTATCCACTTCGCCTCAAAGCCTAATTATCAGGAGTTGCGCAGCTTTTTAGTATACAACTGCCCTTTCATAATATTAACTTAAGTTAGATAATATTATATTTGTCCCAAAAACTTTAATAATCCTTGTGCAATTAGCGCTGAAGCAATATAGGTCCCTGTGAAAACTACACAAGATACTACCACTACCCGCCAACCTAATTTTTTTAACGCATCTAAATCTCTACCAATTGCAATCCCAGCATAGGCCAAAATAGGTGTAGTTAAAGCTAGAAAGTTAACTTTTTTAATAAGTGCATTCATAGTTTCTGCACCTGGGAAGCCCGGATAAGTTACTATACAACCTAAAGTTACTACATAAGCAACACCAGGTATTCCACCCGGCATATATTTTCCTAATAAGATCCCCCCCATAGAAATTGCTATTAATATCAGCATTCCTGGCAAGGCTTCAAGTATGCCATTTTTAAACCCAACGAAATTCCCCACCAAGGACATTAACCCAACTAACAATAATACATATAGTGTTTCTTTCAAGTTCATTATTTCGCATCCTCCCCTTGTGGTAAAACACCATATTTTAATCTGTAAATTCGTTTGTACAACCATTCACTAAGCGGCAAACCCATCCATAGTGACATATATATTCCATCTAACCCACTTAACATGTTACTTGCTGCTCCAAAGGCAGCAATTTGTTCAGCCATTTGCGGATACATAACTTGTAAAGAACCTACTGCTGCCGTCATCATGCCAGCACTACCTACCCCTGAAGCCATAGCCAAAGCATAAGGATGCAAAGGCGTATAAGCCGCGGCAAAACTAGCCATAAGCCCAAAAAATATCGTTCCAAATACGGTACCGCAAATATAAACACCCATTACGCCGCGCCCCTCTGCGCCGCCCATACCATAAACATCGCCAATCAAGGCAACATTAGGCTCGCGCGCAATAGAATGTGCCGCACCAATACTCTCGCGTTTAAGTCCTAAATACATAGCTACAGGAATTCCGACAATAACCGTCCCTAGGTTTCCAAACTCCTGTAAAATTAAAGCCGGGCTTGCGCTTAAAATTTTAGGCAAAGATGGTCCTACCAAAGTTCCATATCTAGCCATCAATAACATCATTGTTAAACCCACCAACGAATTAGCATCTAACATGTCCTTATCGTTGACGATATTGGTAAACTTAGGTGTTAAAAGTATCCCCATAAGTAAAGCATATAATAGTGGTAATAATACAATTTTACCTACACCTAAAGTAATTGGGATAATACCAATCATTTCCGCAATTACAATCAAAGCAATTACCAAGGCATGTAATTTCAAGTTTTTCAAATTAATCCACCCTCCATTTTTTTATTCTTTGCAAGAAAAATAACTGTCTAATTTTTTAATATATTCTTCTTTAGTAAATACTGGTTTGAAATCTTTTAGAACTTCTTTTGCGGTAATTGCCTTATTAGCTAACAAATCGATTACTGTCATCGCCAAAGTTTTAGCTGGAACTATACAGGCTTTATAATAATCAACTACGCAAAAATCCTTCGAATGTAATTCTCCAGTTACTCCACCTGTAAAGGGGTGTATTACTGGCATCAAGTGCGAAACATCTCCCATATCTAAAGATGCCGCAAAATGATCCCGCTCAAACACTTGCATATCTGACGCAGCAACTTTAGCATTCTCGACAAAAAGTTTATTCATTTTTAAATTACTAATCAAAGGCAAATAGCCTGGCGTGGTTTTTATTACTACTTTCGCACCTACAGCCATAGCTCCTGCTTGCAAAGCTCGATCCACTTTTTCATGTGTTGCATCGATTGCCTGCATAGTTTTAGCACGCACGTAAGTCTCTAAACGCACATCAGCTGGTACTGAGTTTACCAAATCACCGCCCTTGGTAATAATAGGATGAACGCGAATCGCATCAGCATCGCGAAAAGTTTCACGCATGGCATGAATTCCCATCAACCCCAACATTGCCGCATTTAAGGCATTAACTCCTAAGTCTGGCGATTCTGCCGCATGAGAAGTTTCTCCAATATATTGGATAGTTTTGCCAATAAAACCATTACTTGACTTGCCAATAGAAACACTATTTGCTGGTTGATTTTTTTCCGAGTGAATCATCATCGCCATATCCACATCATCAAACTCGCCCAATCTGATTAATTCTTGTTTGCCACCTAAATATTTAATTTTTCCTTGTTCACGCAAAGCATTGCGATAAGCAATCTCAACATATTCCTCCGCAGGAACAGCCATGAAGGTAATTTTACCTGCCAGTTCTTGCATAATTCCTTCATTAAATGCAGTCGCTACTGCCAACAACGCTCCTAATTGTACCGCATGTCCGCAAGCATGTGCTGCACCAGTATTAGGGTCTGCTTTAGGGCTGTCTGCACACAAAACAGCGTCCAACTCTCCCAAAATCGCTACATTCACATCACCTGCGCCAATCGAAGCCTTAACCCCTGTCAAGGCTAGACCAGTTTGATAAGGCAGACCTTGCTTAGCAAAAAAACTTGCTATTTTGGCCGCTGTTTTTTGTTCTTTATACCCAAGTTCGGCCTCAGACTCAATACTCTTAACTAGGGTAATAACTTCTTGTGCCTGTTCATCAATACGCGCACATACAAGTTGCTTTAATTTTTCCATATCTTACTCCTTTCCCCTCAAAATAATATTTGTATTTTACCACAAAACACTGTTCTTGCCAACAATTAGTTGCTTTGCATTTTCTTTATTTTTAATTAGTTTTAACAGATTTTTGTTAAATACATTATCTCTTTTTTAAACCCTCGATACTATTACCAATGTAATCACTGTCTATTCTTCAAGAACATATTAGGGCTTTGTTTTTTCTACACAAACACAGCCCCAGTGGATAAATTAAGTTTACAAAAATATATAATTTATGTTAGAATATCTTTCGAGTTAATTATTCTAGAAACTGACTTTAGGAGAAAATAAAAAATTATGTTGAAACAATTTAAGAAAGATATCGATGTTATCATGGAACGCGATCCCGCAGTTCGGTCTAGACTAGAAGCGGCTTTATGCTATCCTGGTTTACATGCAATTTGGTTACATCGCCTTGCACATCGTCTATACAAAAATAATTATATTTTGCTCGCTAGAATAATCAACACTTTATCTCGTTTCTTAACTAATATTGATATTCACCCTGGCGCAAAATTAGGTGAAGGACTTTTTATAGATCACGGTTTAGGCGTGGTTATTGGTGAAACAGCAGAAATCGGCAAAAATGTTACCTTATATCAAGGAGTTACACTTGGTGGTACTGGTAAAGAAAGTGGCAAACGCCACCCAACAATCGGCAATAATGTTGTCGTAGCGAGCGGCGCCAAAGTTCTTGGTTCTTTTAGTGTCGGTGATAATTCTAAAATCGGAGCTGGTTCTGTAGTTTTAAAAGAAGTTCCTGCAAATTCCGTAGTAGTAGGTATTCCCGGGCGGATTGTTGTCCAAAACGGACAAAAAGTTTCCGAAGATAACGATGCCAATATCGACTTAAATCATGATCGTTTGCCCGATCCTGTAGCTGATTTCGAAAAAATGCTCCAAGACCACCTAGACTTAATCGAACAACGCTTACAAGAAATAGAACATAAATGTTTAAAACGCAAAATTCCTGAAACAAAAGAACAAAGAGGTGCTAATATTGAGTAAAAAACTTTCAACTCAAGAGGCTATAACCGAAGCCAAAAGATGTCTAAACTGTTTAAAACCAGCCTGTAGCAAAGGTTGCCCGATTGAAAATAATATCCCCCACTTTATCCGGTTCCTCGCTGAAGGCAATATTGGTTCAGCCTACGAAGTAATTGCCGAAAAAAGCAACTTACCAGCTGTTTGTGGACGCGTATGTCCTCACGAAAAACAATGCGAGGCCCATTGCATTCTCGCCAAAAAAAATAAGGCCATAAATATTGGCAGTCTAGAAATGTTCATCGCAGATTTTGCGGAAAACAATAATCTTTCGCCACTACCAGCTTCAAATGGTAGCCGCGGGAAAATTGCCGTTGTCGGTTCCGGCCCTGCTGGTTTAACCATTGCTGCAGATATGGCCAAGATGGATTTCGCTGTAACAATTTACGAAGCTCAAGCTGAGCCTGGCGGAGTATTGTTATTCGGAATTCCGCAGTTTCGTTTAGATAAAAACGTAGTAAGGCGAGAAATTCAAAAAACACAAAAGCTAGGTGTAGATATCAAAACTAACTGCGTAATTGGTACAGACGTAACCATCGATGAGCTTTTCACCAAAGGTTATGATGCTGTATTTATTGGTTCTGGTACTGCATTACCTAAAACTTTAAATCTACCTGGTAAAGATTTGCATGGAATTATCACCGCAACCTATTTCTTAAAAACTGTAACCCTCGCCAACAATGGTTACCTAGATAAATCAGAAATCGTCATGAAAGAAAATGATCAAATTATCGTTATCGGTGCCGGCAATGTAGCCATGGATGCGGCAAGAACTGCCATCCGCCAAGGTGCACGTAGTGTAAAAGTTGTTTATCACAAAACTCAAGCAGAAATGACCGCGCTTAATGTTGAATATCAAGGCGCTGTGGAAGATGGTATTGAATTCTGTTTTCTCAATAGTCCTCTAGCCTTTGAAGGTAGTGATAAAGTTACCGGTCTCCTAGTTGAAAAAATAAGCAAAAACGAAGCAGGCGAATTTATTAATACTGGTGAGAAAGAAATCCTTCCTGCCGATGTGGTGATTTTGGCTGTAGGCCAAAAACCTGCTAATCGAATAGTTTCTACCTGCCCACAAATCGAAATCGACAAATGGGGCTTTGTTATAACCCGTGAGCGACCTTATGGTATGACAACTTATCCTGGTGTATTTGCCGGCGGCGATGTAGTTCACGGTCCAGCTACCGTAGTTCTAGCCATGAAGGAAGCAAAAAAAATAGCTTTAGGTATGTCTCAATATGTCGATGCCAAAAAGCTTTTAGCCGAATGTTAAAAACCAATAAAAACAAGGGGCTGTCTCAAAATAGGTTTTAACCTGTTTTAGACAGCCCCTTGTTCATGTTATAAGTCTTTTTATCTAAGCAAAAAACACACAATAAAAAGGCACAGAGTATTGCCTATAAAGAAGGGCTGTATCAATAAATTATTTATACAGCCCTTCTTTTTTATTACAAAATTTATTTCACCTTATTTAATTTCTAGCTAAAACCCATAAGCCAATATAAAAAATTCTAGTTAAGCTCGCTCTTTTCGCATTTCAATGCCGTCCAAGCCTCTTTGCAAAGCATTATCGCCAACACTAACAACAGTGCCGACAAACCAGCTACAATTGGCTTATTTAAATTGTTAACCACTAGTTGTATTAGAGCCACAATTGTTGTCAGCAACATAAATGCCATTGGATACATAACAAAACGCGCATCTTTTTTCAAATCACGAATTATCCACACACCCAAAGCTAACAGGGCTAAAGCCGCCACCAGCTGATTAGATGCCCCGAATACTGGCCAAATAAGCTGCCATACCGCAACATTTCCCGTTTTTACAAAAATCAAAGCCAGTGCAACACCTACCCCAATTGCCGTAGCAATATACTTATCTAATTTCATATCAAAAAATTCTTGTAATTGATAACGTGCCAATCTAGTAGCTGTGTCTAGCGAGGTTAAAATAAATGAATTCAACGCCAACAGCCCAATTGACATTCCTAGTTTAGGAGCTATACCGATTAAAGCGGCAAATTGACCCAAACCTTGACCATAAACCACAGTAGGACCACCTTTAGCCATAACACCACTCATCATTATCGTACCTAAAGCTATAACACCTACCAAACCTTCAATTAACATCGCACCATAACCAACAGGTAAAGCATCGGTTTCACGTTTCAGTTGTTTAGATGTCGTCCCACTGCCAACCAAGGAATGAAAACCAGAAATAGCTCCACAAGCCACAGTTACAAACAACAATGGCCAAATATAATCACCATTAGCAGTACTAATTCCTTTAAAGGCCGCTAGTTTAACCTCAAATTTGTTGCCAAATAGCATCCCTACACCACCAATAAACAAAGAAAAATAGAGCAAGTATGATGCCAAATAATCACGCGGTTGCAACAAGAGCCATACTGGCATTACTGATGCTGCAAAAATATAAATAACTAAAAATATCCGCCAAGTATTAATATCTAAAGTAAAAGCACTTTGCACCCAAGGGCTATAACTGCCATAAATTACAGCGCCAAATATAATCGGTACCATAATCAAAGTGCTGACACTTAAAGAAACGCCAAAACGATAAATCAAAATTCCAAAAAACATTGCGACAAAAATATATAAGCTTGCCGAAAATGCTACTGCTGGATCAGCAGTAAAAGTTTGAGCGGCTAATTCCAAGAACACAGCAATAACTAAAGTCAAAGCTAGCCAAGTAAAAATTAAAAACAAGCGTTTGGCTTTAGCCCCAATCCATTTGTTAATTACTTCCCCAATTGAAAGTCCTTTATGGCGTACTGAGGCTACAATAGAACCCATATCATGTACCCCACCAAAGAAAATACTACCTAATAAGATCCAAATATAAGTGGGTAACCAACCAAACAAAGAAGCCGCTACTATTGGTCCGACTATTGGTCCAGCCCCAGCAATAGAAGCAAAATGATGCCCTAACAACACCGCGGGATGTGCTGGACAATAATCCATCCCATCATTTAACTTTGTTGCGGGTGTTTCTGCGTTGGGATCTAAATCATAAAGTTTTTTCTGAAACCGACCATAATACACATACCCTAATCCTAAGACAACTATCGCCACGATAAAAAGTGTCAATAACATAAAAACCCTCCAATTAATTTTTTATCTATCTCCACAGCCTAAGGCTGTAATTTTAACCCAGTTCTAATAGTTCTAATAAATCCCGAAATTTTTTCTGTGGCTTACAATTTTCTTGATAACCCCAAACTTCTAACCAGCCTTTAAAACCTAACGCAAATGACTTAACCTTTACTTTTTCTTGTGGATGCTGCCATAATAAGAATCTTTGTTTTACTACATCTGCCTTGGCTTTGTAGTTCGCCAAAATATATTCTACACTGTCCACCCCACTATGTTGCTCGACAATATAATCTTCCGCATAATATTCTGCCACAACCCCTATCATAGAGTCTTTTTTAAAAGTATTTCTCCGATAATAGCCCTGTAATCCATTATCTGTCCAAGGTGTAAACCCAACCTGTATCAGGCATTCTCTAATCTTCGAATTAACAATTAGCAACTTTATTCCTCCTCTCTCCAATATAAATTGTTGGAAAATATTAACGCTTGCGGTATAATGAACGAGTACGCCTCTTAAAGGTGAATTTTAACTAAAAGGTGATAAAGTTTTGATTAATTTAGATAATATAATTGCCATTGCTGAACAAAATATCGACCTAGGGGTTTTTCTGTTATCATTTACTGATGCTTTTATTTCCCCAATCGTTCCCGATATTGTTATAATCCCCGCCAGTATCGCCAACCCACAAAATGCCCTTTGGCTAGCTACCCTCGCAACTATTGCCTCAGTTTTAGGCGCTTTCATTGGTTATTTTATCGGCCACAAATTTTCCAATTTCGCTCAACAAAAAATAATCCCCAAAAAACATATGGAACACATTCGTTCCTTAGTAGAAAGATACGGTGGTTGGGCTGTTTTTTGGGCAGCGATGGCTCCTATACCTTACAAATTTGTGGCTATTAGTGCGGGCGTTCTAAAAATCAACTTGAAACTCTTTACGCTAGCTACAGTTTTAGGTCGCGGCAAACGCTTCTTAATAATCGGCATTGCCGTACATTACCTTGGACCACAGGTAATCCCCATTATCCATAAATATTCGCAACAAAGCGCAATTGCTTTAGCCTTAGTAATCTTAATTCTTGTTGGTTATGCCTATTTCCGCTATCGTAAAAAAAAAATTAGCTAAATAACATCTGCGAGTCAGCACAAACGTTTCCTTTTAGAGAGGACGTTTGTGCTATTATTTTTCTTGTCTATCACCAATATTCAATATTATAACCGATTTTATTTTTTTTGTAAGCATTTTTTGTTTATTTTTTTATTTTTAGCCTTTTTTTAGTGGACACAGGTTTTGTGAAAGTGTATAATTTACAACATCATCACTTTGAAAGGAGTTTTTTCATTTGAATATCCCGTTAATAATAATCCTCGTTTACATTTTCATTTTATTTAGCATTAGTCTTATTTCGCGCAAATACTCTCAAACAAATTCAGGCTTCGTTTTAGCTGGTCGTCAATTAAAGACACCCTTAATTATGCTTAATGTTGTTGGTATAGCCATTGGCGGAGCTTCTACAATCGGGGTCTCCGAAACAGCTTATAAAATTGGTCTTTCCGCTGGTTGGTACAATGGTGCCTGGAGCGTTGCAGCAATTTTAGTTGGATATTTTTTAGCAGGCAAGTATCGTGCTGCTAATTTTACAACAATAGCCGAATTTCTTGAGCGTTATTATGGTCAAAATTGCAGTATTCTTACTGTACTTGCTCAAATAATTATTCAAGTAGTAGTTACCGCTTTGCAATACATTGCCGGCGGCAGTATCTTGCATGCACTTTTGCCAGAAGTATTTACCTTCGAACTCGGACTTTTAACTAGTGCCATTGTTTTTGTGACAACAACTTTTATCGGCGGTCTTTGGTCTGCCAGCATTAGCAATATTTTAAATACGACTTTAATTTACTTCGGTATTATAATGGCAACAATTGCCTGCGTTTCTGCCCAAGGTGGCTTAAGCAATATTACTGCTAAATTACCAGCAAACAGTCCCCAAATGCTAGATTTTTTTGCCGGTGCAGGCACAGCAACTATCATAACCTGGTTCAGCGTAATGATTCCCATGGTCGCCTCTTTGCAAGGAGTAATTCAAGTTGCCTCTAGTGCTATCGATACAGCCTCTGCCAAGCGAGGTTACATGTTAGCTGGCGTTTTAATTTTTCCTATGGGCTTTCTTTCTGCCTTACTAGGCATTATCGCGCGCGCTACCTTTCCAAATGCCACGGCAACAACGGCAATGCCACTTACCATAATGTCACTCGATCCACTTTTAGCCGGAATAACCTTGGCTGCACTTTGGGCTGCCGATATTTCCACGGCTTGCAGCATGCTCCTGGGCGCCAGTACCATGCTTTCCCAAGATATTGGTAAAAAGATCATCAATCCTAATCTAAGTGCTAAAGCTTCTTTAACGATTACTCGTGTTTCTGTATTGGTGTTAGGTAGTATCGCCTATTTTCTAGCAGGAAAAGTTAGTGGTATCCTTAGTACTATTATGATAGGTCTAAGTCTTACAGCCGCTTTCACCTTATTAATGGTTGCAACTCTTTATTTCCCGAGCATCTGTCGTAAATCCAGTGGTTTTTACACTTTGTTAGCAGGATTACTTACTTTGTTTATTTGGCAACTTTTCCCTGCGGTGCGTATTTTACCACATCTGATTTACGCTGAATGGTTAGTATGTATTTCTGTCTTTACTTTGGTAGCAATTTTTGATAAAAATAAAATTGTCCTACCCGCAGAATAGCATTTCCACATTTAAAAAGCTATTGCCGCTTAAAATTAAAAAAATCGCCCTTAATTTTCTTCCAGTTCGACAGTTTGAGTGTATAGCTATTTATATTGAGCATGATTTGAAAATCCACCTTTGATTTGTTTAAAAACTTTATCATAAAGGATTTTTCAATATCATGCTCATTTTTTTGTAAAAAAACATGCTGTGATATACAGAATTTTTCCACACACCACAACATATATTATAGAGCCTTTTTTTGTAAAAAATATGTATTCTAGCATATCATTTGGTTGATACTGAGTAAAGACCGTGCTAAAGTACTAAAGGGTATTAGAAGCTTCACCAGTTTCCACAATAGATTATTATTCATTGCTTCTTCAAAAAGTTAAAACTGGATTAAGAACTTTTTCATTCTTAATCCAGTCTAAATATGTTTCTTTATTATTTACACCGCAACATTTTACACAGAGGCATCGCATATGTAGTTCGTTTCCTCAGACCAGAGCTTTTCCGCTGACTGCTATTTATTGACCCCTTGTCTCAGATAATTATTTCAAGCTAATGTTTAACCTTCGTATTGAACTTTTCCCAAAAGTAAGGCCGATACTGGGCGCACACGACAAAAAGGACTTGCAAATTTATTGCAAGTCCTAAAATTACATTTGGTGGGCGATGACGGGATCGAACCGCCGACATCCTGCTTGTAAGGCAGGCGCTCTCCCAGCTGAGCTAATCGCCCAAATGTGGTGACCCGTAAGGGAATCGAACCCTTGATACCGCCGTGAAAGGGCGGTGTCTTAACCGCTTGACCAACGGGCCTTAATATTTTGGTGATCCATGAAGGGCTCGAACCTTCGACACCCTGATTAAGAGTCAGGTGCTCTACCAGCTGAGCTAATGGACCATTAAAGTCATCCAAGTCAACACAACGGCAGGGGTAGAAGTTCTTCTACTCATGTCACTTTTTAATTATAACATGTAGATATATACGTGTCAATAATTAATAATTGTAAATTTGGTGATCCACCCGCGACTCGAACGCGGGACACCCTGATTAAAAGTCAGGTGCTCTACCGACTGAGCTAGTGGATCGCAACACAACAAAAGTAATTATATATTATAAGTTTTCTTTTGTCAAGAATTATTTTACAACATTTTTAATTATCGAAACTACTACACGAGCTGTATCATATAAATGCTCTTCTTTTATGTACTCTTCTTTCGTGTGAACTTTAGTCATCCCTGTCGCTAAAACTGCGCAAGGCACGCCATAAGAGTTTATAAAGTTCGCATCACTACCGCCTCCAGTAGCTTTAGTTTTTGCTTGCAAACCAATAGCTTCTATTGCTTTTTTAGCCGTTTGGATTACTGGATCTGTTTCTTGTAACACATAAGGATTATAGGCTTTAGCAGTTGTTATTTCAACTTCCCCACCATTTTCCTTAACTACTGATTCAAAAGTTTCAACCATCAATTTTAATTGTTTTTCCAATTTTTCAGGATTTCTACTTCTAGCTTCACTAATTATTTTCACATTATCGGGAACTACATTAGTGGCTGTTCCACCATTAATAATGCCTACATTAGCAGTTGTTTCTTCATCAATTCTTCCTTGAGATACGGCTGCAATTGCTTTTGCCGCTAAAGTGATTGCATTCAACCCAGTTTCTGGCGCTAAACCAGCATGTGCAGTCCGCCCTTTAACAACCGTCGTAATTTTGTATTGTCCTGGCGCCATAACAATAATTTCACCTGGAGTACCACTAGAATCTAAAGCATAGCCAAAATCAGCTTTCAACAATGATTTATCCATGTTTTTAGAACCATTTACGCCACCTTCTTCTGATACCGTAAATAAAACTTGAATATCACTGTGCTGCAATTTTTGTTCTTTAACTACTCTCAAAGCTTCTAAAATTGCTACTACGCCAGATTTATCATCGGAACCAAGAATAGTTGTCCCATCAGAAGTAATAATCCCATCTTTTAATTGTGGTTTGATTCCTGTGCAGGGTTCTACGCAATCCATATGGGCACTAAGCAACAAGCAAGGTCCAGCTACATTGCCTTTGAGAAAACCAAAAACATTGCCTGCGTTGCCACCAATTTTTTCTCCAGTATTATCTTCTTGAACTTCCAAGCCTAATGCTGCGAGTTTGCCTTTCAAAATATCAGCTATTTGTCTTTCATTTTTAGTTGAACAAGGCACTTGCACCAACTCGAAAAATTCTTTTAAAACTCTTTCTGTGTTTACCATTATTAAAAATCCCCCTATGTGTTTTTTTATTTATTAGAGGCTTTTAGTACGTGTTAGCTGCGAAAACACTTTTCTTGCTTGTTGTCTAACCTGTTCATCTATATAGGGTTCTATTAAGGCCAGCGTGTAAGTCAGCGCCGCCAAATCGTCTGTATAACCCAATACAGGCATGAAGTCAGGAATGAAATCCAAGGGCAATATTAAATAGCCTAACGCACCATAAACCTTTAATTTTACTGTTAAAGGCATCTTTGGATTTTCTGTTGCATAATATAACTCTAACGCTTTTAAGAGCAGCTCTTGCGTTAAATTTTTAATATTATGTTTTAATTTATTAAAAAACAGTTGTGGCGCAAAATATTTGCGGTATTTCAAATAACTCTTTTCTTCCATAAACTTTACTTTCTAGTTGGAACTACTTCTAACCAATAGCCATCAGGATCGGCAATAAAATAAATCCCCATTTTAGGATTTTCATAACAAATGCAACCCATTTCTTGGTGTTTTTGATGTGCCGCAGCAAAATCATCTACCCGAAAAGCTAAGTGAAATTCGTTATCGCCCAAATTATAAGCTTCTGTCCGATCTCTTAGCCACGTAAGTTCTAGTTCATGGCTGGTTTGTCCATCGCTCAAATACACAATGATAAAACTATTATCTTGCGGAACATGCCGGCGAATCTCTTTTAGTCCCAAAGCCTGTTCATAAAACTGTAGACTCTTTTCTAAATCCAAAACATTAATATTATTATGCGCAATCGTAAATTTCATGTAAACACTCCCTTTCTCTAAACTCTCTTCTTATTCTACCATGCAAGATTAACAATGAACATAATCAACATAATACAACCCACAATTATTTTCCCAAAAGCTGCTAGCAACTGCATACTGGCTGCAACGCAAGCTATATACCAGGAGCGATAACGTGTTTCTCCGCGCAAGCGTTCAATAATAAACGCAAAGCAAAAAGCACCAATACTTGCCCCTAATAAACTACCTACCAACGGCATAACTAAAGTCCCGACAAGACTGCCTATTATGGTTCCACAAGCAATAAAAAAAACTGTAAAAGTTGAAACCTGCTCTTTTTTTATTCCTAAAAAACTTACGCCAAATTCCCAAATTTCGCCTAAAATAAACATAATAAATAACCACAATAAAGTGTTACCTGTAAGTGTCGAAAAATCCGTACTAATGGCATATACAATTGCTAAAACTAAGATTAAGCCATTTCCAGCCAACCCAACTATCGTGAACATCAAAAACCCCAACGCCAAAACAGATAGCAAAATACTTACTAGCATCACCATTCCTCCCCTCAGTTTTCTGTAAGTTATAGCTTATTTCTTGTAAACAATTTCTATCAGTGTTAAAATAATCAAAATAAACTCT from Succinispira mobilis DSM 6222 includes:
- a CDS encoding NAD(P)-dependent oxidoreductase, translated to MSKKLSTQEAITEAKRCLNCLKPACSKGCPIENNIPHFIRFLAEGNIGSAYEVIAEKSNLPAVCGRVCPHEKQCEAHCILAKKNKAINIGSLEMFIADFAENNNLSPLPASNGSRGKIAVVGSGPAGLTIAADMAKMDFAVTIYEAQAEPGGVLLFGIPQFRLDKNVVRREIQKTQKLGVDIKTNCVIGTDVTIDELFTKGYDAVFIGSGTALPKTLNLPGKDLHGIITATYFLKTVTLANNGYLDKSEIVMKENDQIIVIGAGNVAMDAARTAIRQGARSVKVVYHKTQAEMTALNVEYQGAVEDGIEFCFLNSPLAFEGSDKVTGLLVEKISKNEAGEFINTGEKEILPADVVILAVGQKPANRIVSTCPQIEIDKWGFVITRERPYGMTTYPGVFAGGDVVHGPATVVLAMKEAKKIALGMSQYVDAKKLLAEC
- a CDS encoding amidohydrolase, which gives rise to MEKLKQLVCARIDEQAQEVITLVKSIESEAELGYKEQKTAAKIASFFAKQGLPYQTGLALTGVKASIGAGDVNVAILGELDAVLCADSPKADPNTGAAHACGHAVQLGALLAVATAFNEGIMQELAGKITFMAVPAEEYVEIAYRNALREQGKIKYLGGKQELIRLGEFDDVDMAMMIHSEKNQPANSVSIGKSSNGFIGKTIQYIGETSHAAESPDLGVNALNAAMLGLMGIHAMRETFRDADAIRVHPIITKGGDLVNSVPADVRLETYVRAKTMQAIDATHEKVDRALQAGAMAVGAKVVIKTTPGYLPLISNLKMNKLFVENAKVAASDMQVFERDHFAASLDMGDVSHLMPVIHPFTGGVTGELHSKDFCVVDYYKACIVPAKTLAMTVIDLLANKAITAKEVLKDFKPVFTKEEYIKKLDSYFSCKE
- a CDS encoding DUF3100 domain-containing protein, translating into MKNLKLHALVIALIVIAEMIGIIPITLGVGKIVLLPLLYALLMGILLTPKFTNIVNDKDMLDANSLVGLTMMLLMARYGTLVGPSLPKILSASPALILQEFGNLGTVIVGIPVAMYLGLKRESIGAAHSIAREPNVALIGDVYGMGGAEGRGVMGVYICGTVFGTIFFGLMASFAAAYTPLHPYALAMASGVGSAGMMTAAVGSLQVMYPQMAEQIAAFGAASNMLSGLDGIYMSLWMGLPLSEWLYKRIYRLKYGVLPQGEDAK
- the cysE gene encoding serine O-acetyltransferase, producing the protein MLKQFKKDIDVIMERDPAVRSRLEAALCYPGLHAIWLHRLAHRLYKNNYILLARIINTLSRFLTNIDIHPGAKLGEGLFIDHGLGVVIGETAEIGKNVTLYQGVTLGGTGKESGKRHPTIGNNVVVASGAKVLGSFSVGDNSKIGAGSVVLKEVPANSVVVGIPGRIVVQNGQKVSEDNDANIDLNHDRLPDPVADFEKMLQDHLDLIEQRLQEIEHKCLKRKIPETKEQRGANIE
- a CDS encoding YqaA family protein, which codes for MINLDNIIAIAEQNIDLGVFLLSFTDAFISPIVPDIVIIPASIANPQNALWLATLATIASVLGAFIGYFIGHKFSNFAQQKIIPKKHMEHIRSLVERYGGWAVFWAAMAPIPYKFVAISAGVLKINLKLFTLATVLGRGKRFLIIGIAVHYLGPQVIPIIHKYSQQSAIALALVILILVGYAYFRYRKKKIS
- a CDS encoding carbon starvation CstA family protein — encoded protein: MLLTLFIVAIVVLGLGYVYYGRFQKKLYDLDPNAETPATKLNDGMDYCPAHPAVLLGHHFASIAGAGPIVGPIVAASLFGWLPTYIWILLGSIFFGGVHDMGSIVASVRHKGLSIGEVINKWIGAKAKRLFLIFTWLALTLVIAVFLELAAQTFTADPAVAFSASLYIFVAMFFGILIYRFGVSLSVSTLIMVPIIFGAVIYGSYSPWVQSAFTLDINTWRIFLVIYIFAASVMPVWLLLQPRDYLASYLLYFSLFIGGVGMLFGNKFEVKLAAFKGISTANGDYIWPLLFVTVACGAISGFHSLVGSGTTSKQLKRETDALPVGYGAMLIEGLVGVIALGTIMMSGVMAKGGPTVVYGQGLGQFAALIGIAPKLGMSIGLLALNSFILTSLDTATRLARYQLQEFFDMKLDKYIATAIGVGVALALIFVKTGNVAVWQLIWPVFGASNQLVAALALLALGVWIIRDLKKDARFVMYPMAFMLLTTIVALIQLVVNNLNKPIVAGLSALLLVLAIMLCKEAWTALKCEKSELN